AAATCCAATTTCTCGAGTTCACCTGTTGGTCGGATTTGCTGAGTCCCAAGACTTTCTTCACTGGGTGTAATGAGTTGATCGAACATATACATCACAGATAAAATCTGAGCCTCAATCAGGCTGGTGAGCATCGACTTTCCTAAATCGGATGAAGTGGCCAAATCCCAAAATTCGCCAGACAACAAGAGCACATCAATCAGGCCGTTTTCTTGAGCTGGTCGGTCTGAAGTGTTTGGACCAAGGCTGCAGATCTTTTTCATGAGAATTTGGATCAATTCCGGATCGCCGAGTTGAAAGAAGCTGCTCACAACCGCTACGATGACATGCTTGATGGGCCCAGGTGCGTGCAGATTGCACGAAGGTAGAGCACGGAACAATTCCTGATAGAGGTGCATGCAGGAAGGTACTCCTCCAAATCTAATCCGCCTCCGGAGGTCGACAACCAAACGGCACTGTTCGTAAGGATCCAGATGAGGGAAAAGGGTGGTGAAACCAACGATTCGTTGAACACTGGCAGTTTTCGGATCTGCTTCACAGTCGACAACGAAATTGGCGTACGAATCAATATCCTTTTGTCCGAGGCTAGCAACAAAGGACGCCTCGAGTTTAGGAAGGATGAAGGCAACACGGTCCATAATTTGGAATGCACCGTCTGAACAGCAGCGATCCCTGAGGTAGCCAGCAAGGTTCACGATAAATTCCATCTGATTCGACAGTCGAATCGGAGATATCATTTTCAACACAAAACGTGAACAAGCAGCCCATCCTAAAGAACATGAAAATTATCATCAGAGGCTAGATATAGATAATCATAGAGGATTAGAATATGAAAAAGTTTACTCGTACCGCTGACTCGACACTCGAATTCGGCTATTAATTGAGCGACCCCATTGCTGCGAATCCCTTCGTAACAATGGCTTTGGGATTCTCCGCATAGCTCTGCATTCGGAAATCCGTGCTCATAAGTTCCAGTAACTGAAGTCCTTCTTGTCGGGCTCGAAGAAAGACGCAAAGATGCAAAAGACGACAGGTGCGCTCTCCTGGAGCGCAGGTAGAATCCATAAATACCGCCAGCGGATCCTCGCagcaaaaggaaataattcGACGTAGAGTTTCTATCGTCTTTTCGCGACTCGCGGTATGCAGCTGGCGTTCCATTCGATCCAATAAGTCGTCAAACGCATAGAGGCATTTGATGCGAAATGACTGATATTTCGGCCATATCACAAGAACTGGTTGCTTCTGATAACAATGCGGAACACGGTcgccattttcatttctttcttcttggttAGCGATGTGGCATCTCGATTTCAGCTGGAAATCGCTTACGATCTGGTTAGTGTCGACTAGAATTCTTTTAAACGGCAATAACGTATTGCTAGAACTGATCCAATGCTCCATCTGGACTGCGCCGATACACGTGTCTTCTCTTGATGAGTCGGTCGACACCTCCGGCTGACTCATGATGGCCAAGTGAACGTCAAGAAAGTTACCGCTCAACAAGAgccgtgaaagaaaaacatcgtGCCCtctcaaaccaaaaaaactgaGGTCCGTCAATGGATACTCGTTCTCTAATAGAAATGCGAGCATATCCACTTTCGGGTGCAACTTGTTGGTATTTCTTGGATTTTCTACGCAGTCACGAACATCAATGCctgggagaaaaataataatttttgtcttaAGCCACACaatttataattcaaatttgtttataGTACTTGATGAATATTCCAGGTACGTCTGATAATAATAACGATCACTATTGGCTACTTTCAAGTCGAAATGTAACTGGCGGGAGACATCGTGGGTCAAAACCATAGGCGAAGGTTGCAAAACTGCTTCAACTAGAATAATAAATTAGTATTAAATATGATATAATCACCAGTGTAAAGTAACAGATATCTCCTACCCTGCAAGTTGAACGCATTCGTGTTACAACTGATTGGCTGGTTAACTTCAGTTCCAGTCTCATAAACGGTAGGTATTTCCGGACAGTCAGAGTTTGGCCTTTGCGTAACTTGACTAAAATGTCTGAACCAGGGGTTGATCGAAACTCGAATTTCAGTTAACAATTGAAAAACGTCTGGGATGACGAGCGGTGATAACGTCTGAGGTATTTTTGTAACATTAAACGCATTTTTCCAGACAAGGTTTATCACCAAAGTCGCTCTCCATCCAGATGTGATGGGTTCTAATTCGTGTTTACAACTGGAACGGAAAACCGTCAAAAAGTAACAGTGGTCACtacctttttcaaattcaaaatatttggcAGTTGAGCCATGATCGATCTTTAATCGCCCACCAAGGTATCCATTTTGAACAGGAAGTTGAAGAATCATTACAGCACATATTcctgaataaaacaaaaaaagttacagaaaaattgtttatcaAATTTGGTTATTCGATATTTAATTGGTTTaagtttattattaccttGCTCTAACTCTAATTCACAAAGACGTTTGTAGTGCCCCCCTGAATCATACAGCATTAATTTGTCAATGCAGACTTCCACATTGTCACTGTCAAGATTCTCAACAAGCCAGCCAAGTTGCAGGTGGTACAATGCTTGCACAGAAATGTCAGCAAGAGTTGTGTGGATAAAGTTTGTCGGGTGTACTGCTGATATTTTAGAACCATCAATTTGCCATGCATTTTTTACATTCGAGTCCACAACAACATTCAGTCCCTTGCCATGAGGTGCAGGCTCAGAGATACTCTTCAGTTTTTCAACATCCTTTGaataacattattaaaaataaaaaatagattaGTATGTTATGTGTGCAACTGCATACATTCATGAGACATAATAATTATGATACAAAATACAATAACTAACCTCCACAGAAAAAGGCACTTGGAGATTTCCTAATCCTTGAATTTCAAAGGCATGTAAAACTTCTCCATTCAACTGCTGTCCCCATGCGAATTTACCAAAATCTGAATCTTGATTTTTCAGCTGCAATGCCGTGATGAGACGGTTTCGGTCGACCATGTTACAACTGATTACTGCGACAAACAATTTAATaggttaaaaaatatatttaataaaaatcatAGACAATTAGCCCATGAAACTAAACTataaaacgaataaatatCACTACCTACGTGTATCCAAACGAAGTGGCAAGAATGTACACTAGATTACTGGAAGATTTTTGTGCATTTGTTTCTTCGGTTTCTCATTAGTTtgtgaaaataatttccaattactgaaaaagaaagaaacgtagACTGCAGACCTACAGAGTATAGCTCCCACTGTTGTGTTGTGTCTACTCCATGGCCTACTATAGTCACGGCCCATCATCGTACGCTTCTGTGTGGGACCAATTTTGGGTTCCCTGCCCCTTTCCTGTTGCCATAGTACATAGCCAGAGGGTCGTAAGTATCGGTTTTTGTTCCACGTTTCCGCAGATTCTGTGTCTGGCTTGCATAGTGCTATGGTCAGAGTCGATCAAAAGCAAGCGATTGACAGTCTAGTGGTTAAAGCGGTAGATCCCCACTAGAGTGGTATTAGGTTCAAATCTATTCAAgtaataatcaatttttcattatttttccttgttttttctttatttttaaagcgaattagatggaatgcctagattgtgtaaaaaatgcgagttttttcacattattttcaacaaaatctgaatttgctttttttttctaagtccttgccaaagaaaacaaattcagattttgttttaaaaaatgtgaaaaaactcgcattttttacacaatctaggcattccatctaatttgctttaaaaatatagaaataacaaggaaaaattatgaaaattgattattaCTTGCATAGATTTGAACCTAACACTTCTCACGTGGGAATCCACCACTATACCCACTAGACTGTCAATCGCTTGCTTTTGATCGACTCTGACCATACCACTATGCAAGCCAAACACAGAATCTGCGGAAACGTGGAACAAAAACCGATACTTACGACCCTCTGGCTATGTACTATGGCAACAGGAAAGGGGCAGGGAACCCAAAATTGGTCCCACACAGAAGCGTACGATGATGGGCCGTGACTATAGTAGGCCATGGTCTACTCCTACTGTCTATTCAAATCGACAGTTCAGACGGAGTATAACCGGGAGTTCCTAAATTGCGATTGTGCCGAAGCTCGAATGCGCGCGCACACTCTCAATAAATAACGTGCGCGTCTAATACACTCATTGGCGCGCAATTCAAAAATGCGCGATACAAAAAGGCTCGCAGTTTTCTAAAatcgtaaattttaaaagtaattctTCTCTATAATAGCTCAGCAGGCTTGCTCAGGTTATTTTGCAGCGCATCGATGGATTATGAAATCTGTACCAgagcaggggtatggagagagtCTCTCCATACCTTGGCATGTCATCTTCGTCGACTGATTTCTTGGTTGACGCGATTTCAGCCACTCACATGAACAGTTCGCATTCGGCCACCGACTACTTTAACCAGCACAACAGGACCCAATGTGTAATATAGTCGCCGGATCCAATGGAACCAATACAGTCCAACACGACAGTCGACCACAACGAGCTCGACCAAttgcattttgtttaaaattttaattctaaaGGCATACAGTACTATATTAATCCTTTCTGTGAGATGTTATTTAGTCAACatcttatattcttatttaCCACAAATAATTTGTCAATCGATCCGATGTTATTACATTATATAAAGAAATCGGACTCGGTGGCTGCGGTTTATTTATGGAccaagagaaggaggaggcgATTACATGTCGAGGAGCTGGCGGACCATGTCTCCGAATGGATACTCGTAAGTGCGGATGTTGTTCTCGTCAAAGACGGGCGTCTTGTTGAATTTTGGGTCCACTGCAAAagttcattaattttttacgaaattttCACTACCAGACAAAATTGGTTTTTGAATTGAGTAGCTACGTCATCACAAATAACTCACGGTAGCTGCGGTGACTCATGAGCAAGTGGATGACATCCAAACGACGCCAGTCAGATTTTTTATTCGTATAAATGCTCATCGAAACGCCCGTGTCGGCTCCGAAATTGCCTTTCACCCGATGAATTAAATGAGGTTTCGGCAATAGGATTTCAGTCGTTGGCCGTTCTCCGGCATTGTAATAcctacaacagcagcaacagcatcatTTGACAAAGGAAAAGTGTAAGACGTTTAGGTTATAAATGAATTTATACCATCTATCCGAATGATAATTGCCCTTGTAAGATTCCAGCCAGAGTTTGATGAAACGGGAATTCTTGTGGACGATGAGAGTCTGGGTGCCCATGAATTGATTCTCGTCCCAGTTGAGGGCGCATTCGAATTTGCGGTACTTGTTCAGCGAGCGGATGACGAAGCAGTCGTTGTCCAGGTAGATGCCGCCGTATTGCATCAGGACGCGGATGCGTCCGATGTCGCTCCCGTGGTGAAACCGCCATCCGTCGCTCAGCTTTTGGCCGAAGATTTCCGTCGGCGCTTCGAGGTACTTGACTCGAATGCGGGACCAGAGTTGCTCGTCTTTTCTCACCCAGTCCCAGTACTTGCCGTCGTAGGTCACATTCTTGATGTTGGTGTGGTAATAGAAGTGGTCCGGCCGGTGGTTGCGCATCGCCGCCATCAGCACGACGTAATCGACGAAATTGAGCTCGAATTTATTGAAGCGGATAAAGTGGATAATATTGGGGACGATGTAGCCATCGGCCCCCGTCTCGTTACTAAATGCATCGTTAAACTCGTCGATTAG
This window of the Daphnia pulex isolate KAP4 chromosome 5, ASM2113471v1 genome carries:
- the LOC124195084 gene encoding uncharacterized protein LOC124195084 isoform X2, whose amino-acid sequence is MVDRNRLITALQLKNQDSDFGKFAWGQQLNGEVLHAFEIQGLGNLQVPFSVEDVEKLKSISEPAPHGKGLNVVVDSNVKNAWQIDGSKISAVHPTNFIHTTLADISVQALYHLQLGWLVENLDSDNVEVCIDKLMLYDSGGHYKRLCELELEQGICAVMILQLPVQNGYLGGRLKIDHGSTAKYFEFEKGSDHCYFLTVFRSSCKHELEPITSGWRATLVINLVWKNAFNVTKIPQTLSPLVIPDVFQLLTEIRVSINPWFRHFSQVTQRPNSDCPEIPTVYETGTEVNQPISCNTNAFNLQVEAVLQPSPMVLTHDVSRQLHFDLKVANSDRYYYQTYLEYSSSIDVRDCVENPRNTNKLHPKVDMLAFLLENEYPLTDLSFFGLRGHDVFLSRLLLSGNFLDVHLAIMSQPEVSTDSSREDTCIGAVQMEHWISSSNTLLPFKRILVDTNQIVSDFQLKSRCHIANQEERNENGDRVPHCYQKQPVLVIWPKYQSFRIKCLYAFDDLLDRMERQLHTASREKTIETLRRIISFCCEDPLAVFMDSTCAPGERTCRLLHLCVFLRARQEGLQLLELMSTDFRMQSYAENPKAIVTKGFAAMGSLN
- the LOC124193750 gene encoding uncharacterized protein LOC124193750 — its product is MLCRVPRRLSFSSVMTAGVIVGFCFFSFANQQYRYFQSQSSEISSDNKDLALIDEFNDAFSNETGADGYIVPNIIHFIRFNKFELNFVDYVVLMAAMRNHRPDHFYYHTNIKNVTYDGKYWDWVRKDEQLWSRIRVKYLEAPTEIFGQKLSDGWRFHHGSDIGRIRVLMQYGGIYLDNDCFVIRSLNKYRKFECALNWDENQFMGTQTLIVHKNSRFIKLWLESYKGNYHSDRWYYNAGERPTTEILLPKPHLIHRVKGNFGADTGVSMSIYTNKKSDWRRLDVIHLLMSHRSYLDPKFNKTPVFDENNIRTYEYPFGDMVRQLLDM